The Nitrospira tepida genome includes a window with the following:
- a CDS encoding DUF3987 domain-containing protein, translating to MNGLERFEDACGQFRDSLRRANAAMGMIAPEPEQDSGSARIPVADEWPVLDPAAMHGLAGEVVKVLEPHTEADPVALLVSCLAEVGVMLNRAPHLILDGSYHPLLFWPVLVGQTSKSRKGTAGKRVNAVLSLADPMWSRGEYKGTLSSGEGLAYAVRDPQYREEPIKEKGRLTGETVTICVDPGVEDKRLFLVQNEFGAVLRVMAREGNSLSGVLRDAWDGLDLAPMTKANRIRATNPHICIVGHVTKDELLRNLTDTECSNGFGNRFTWFAVRRSKELPFPSAPDDADLHDLADKLGRAIRHGRTMGLIGLSPSAREGWRAIYSALSADRPGLAGALLARGEAHVMRLAGLYAVLDEKVEIDLVHLQAASALWQFAEASTLTIFGDSTGDHVADTILRAVRTTGGLSDSQISDLFSRNVPGSRLERAKQVLVDAKLIRCEKIETDGRSRNVWRPGTK from the coding sequence ATGAACGGGTTAGAACGCTTTGAGGACGCGTGCGGGCAATTTCGCGACTCGCTGCGACGAGCCAACGCGGCGATGGGCATGATCGCCCCTGAGCCCGAACAGGACAGCGGGTCGGCTCGCATACCTGTCGCTGATGAGTGGCCGGTGCTCGATCCTGCCGCGATGCATGGTCTGGCCGGTGAAGTGGTGAAGGTCTTGGAGCCGCACACCGAAGCCGATCCTGTAGCGTTATTGGTCTCGTGTCTCGCTGAAGTGGGCGTGATGCTCAATCGAGCCCCTCACTTGATCCTTGATGGTTCTTATCACCCGCTGCTGTTTTGGCCGGTACTGGTCGGACAGACGAGTAAGAGCCGAAAGGGTACGGCCGGGAAACGTGTCAACGCAGTGCTGAGTCTCGCTGATCCTATGTGGTCTCGCGGCGAGTACAAGGGCACACTTTCGAGCGGGGAGGGACTCGCCTACGCCGTGCGCGATCCGCAATACCGAGAAGAGCCCATCAAAGAAAAAGGGCGATTAACCGGGGAGACGGTGACGATTTGTGTTGATCCTGGGGTCGAGGATAAGCGGCTATTCCTGGTTCAGAACGAATTCGGCGCCGTGCTTCGGGTCATGGCCCGCGAAGGGAACTCGCTTTCAGGAGTCTTGCGCGATGCTTGGGACGGACTCGACCTTGCGCCGATGACGAAAGCGAACCGGATTCGTGCGACAAATCCCCACATCTGCATCGTTGGACATGTGACGAAGGACGAACTACTCCGCAACTTGACCGACACCGAATGTTCAAACGGTTTCGGGAACCGATTCACCTGGTTTGCCGTCAGGCGGTCGAAGGAATTACCCTTCCCATCCGCTCCCGACGACGCGGACCTTCACGATCTAGCGGACAAACTTGGGCGCGCGATCCGCCATGGCCGGACGATGGGACTGATCGGTCTGTCACCATCGGCGCGCGAGGGCTGGCGGGCGATCTATTCAGCACTCTCGGCGGATCGGCCTGGCCTGGCTGGCGCTCTCCTCGCGCGGGGTGAGGCCCACGTGATGCGCCTCGCCGGGCTCTATGCCGTTCTGGACGAGAAAGTCGAGATTGACCTTGTGCATCTGCAAGCCGCGTCCGCGCTGTGGCAATTCGCCGAGGCATCGACTCTGACGATCTTCGGTGATTCAACCGGGGACCACGTGGCTGACACGATTCTCCGTGCCGTTCGCACGACGGGCGGGCTCTCAGACTCGCAAATCTCAGACTTGTTCTCTCGAAACGTGCCGGGTTCCAGATTGGAACGAGCGAAGCAGGTCCTTGTCGATGCGAAGCTGATTCGCTGCGAGAAGATCGAGACTGATGGACGGTCACGGAATGTGTGGCGACCAGGTACGAAATAA
- the istA gene encoding IS21 family transposase → MGLDETGASAIMRAQGDQSGEACMVDQERWAEIRRLFHEERVSISAIGRRLDLDRKTVRRSLRQTTWHPYRRAAVAETLLTAHADFVRTRAPQVGYSARILYQELRASRSYTGSYETVKRCVAPLREVQLQAERALLRFETPPGQQSQIDWGQATVPFRTGPVVVHVFVLTLGFSRRGFYHACADERLAQFLEAHERAFAHFGGHTREHLYDRPRTVCYADETGRRLWNPTFKAFADYWGFEPRVCRPYRAQTKGKVESGVKYVKRNFLPGRTFVDVVDFQAQLDEWNVTIADQRLHGTTHERPIARFEREREHLVPLAGQRGFQQEARVSRIVAEDYLVSFDTNRYSVPFRLIGQRVEAQRRGDTIHIFHRDREVATHPVLPGRHQFRILPEHGPGASARIARQRRSTLSELATHPGAVPEVEVRDLACYEAVCGSAAAHEVQP, encoded by the coding sequence ATGGGACTTGACGAGACGGGAGCGTCGGCGATCATGCGTGCCCAGGGGGACCAATCTGGGGAGGCATGCATGGTGGATCAGGAGCGATGGGCGGAGATTCGACGGTTGTTTCACGAGGAGCGGGTGTCCATTTCAGCGATTGGGCGGCGGTTGGATCTGGATCGCAAGACGGTCCGGCGCAGTCTGCGGCAGACGACGTGGCACCCCTATCGCCGGGCAGCGGTGGCGGAGACGCTGCTCACCGCCCATGCCGACTTTGTGCGGACCCGCGCCCCGCAGGTGGGGTACTCGGCGCGGATTCTCTACCAGGAACTGCGGGCGAGCCGGAGCTACACCGGCAGTTATGAGACGGTGAAGCGGTGTGTGGCGCCGCTGCGCGAGGTCCAGCTGCAAGCGGAGCGGGCCCTCCTCCGCTTTGAGACCCCGCCGGGGCAGCAAAGTCAGATTGATTGGGGCCAGGCCACCGTGCCCTTCCGCACCGGTCCCGTCGTGGTGCACGTGTTCGTGCTCACCTTAGGGTTCAGTCGCCGCGGCTTCTATCACGCGTGTGCCGATGAGCGCCTGGCGCAATTTCTGGAGGCCCATGAACGGGCCTTTGCCCATTTCGGCGGGCACACCCGCGAGCATCTCTATGATCGTCCGCGCACCGTGTGCTATGCGGATGAGACCGGCCGACGCCTCTGGAATCCCACGTTCAAAGCCTTTGCCGACTATTGGGGCTTTGAGCCCCGCGTGTGTCGGCCCTACCGGGCGCAGACCAAAGGCAAAGTGGAATCGGGCGTGAAGTATGTGAAGCGGAACTTTCTGCCCGGGCGGACGTTTGTCGACGTGGTGGACTTCCAGGCCCAGCTCGACGAATGGAACGTGACGATCGCCGACCAGCGCCTGCACGGCACGACTCATGAGCGACCGATCGCGCGGTTTGAGCGAGAACGCGAGCACCTCGTGCCACTGGCGGGCCAGCGCGGCTTCCAGCAGGAGGCGCGGGTCTCGCGGATCGTGGCTGAAGACTATCTGGTCAGCTTCGACACGAATCGGTATTCCGTGCCCTTCCGCCTGATTGGGCAACGGGTTGAGGCGCAACGGCGGGGCGACACCATCCATATCTTCCATCGCGACCGCGAGGTGGCCACCCATCCCGTGTTACCCGGCCGCCACCAATTCCGCATTCTGCCGGAGCACGGCCCCGGCGCCAGTGCCCGCATTGCGCGCCAGCGCCGGTCAACCCTGAGCGAACTGGCCACTCACCCCGGTGCGGTCCCGGAGGTCGAAGTGCGGGATCTGGCGTGCTACGAGGCGGTGTGCGGGAGCGCGGCGGCGCACGAGGTGCAGCCATGA
- the istB gene encoding IS21-like element helper ATPase IstB, which translates to MNPAQLERLREQLTRLRLLKSRERLDALLQEAAAKDLSYADFLDQVLSEEVTAKAEKNITMRTSLARFPFVKSLEVFDFAYQPSLDKKQIQQVATCHFIEHGENLVILGPPGVGKSHLAIGLGLKAIERGYRVLFTTAAAMIATLTRALTENRLEDKLKLYTIPRLLIIDEIGYLPIDRTGANLFFQLISRRYEKGPMILTSNQSFGAWGEVFGDRVLATAILDRVLHHAITINIRGHSYRLKEKLKAGLVRVEEAATTT; encoded by the coding sequence ATGAACCCGGCGCAACTGGAACGGCTCCGTGAACAGCTGACGCGGCTGCGGCTCCTGAAGAGCCGCGAGCGGCTCGACGCCCTCTTACAGGAGGCGGCGGCCAAGGACCTGTCGTATGCGGACTTCCTCGATCAGGTCCTCAGTGAAGAAGTGACCGCCAAAGCGGAGAAGAACATTACGATGCGCACCAGTCTCGCGCGGTTTCCGTTTGTGAAGAGTCTGGAGGTCTTCGACTTCGCCTACCAGCCGTCGCTGGATAAGAAGCAGATCCAGCAAGTGGCCACCTGCCACTTCATCGAGCACGGCGAGAATCTCGTGATCTTGGGGCCGCCCGGGGTCGGCAAAAGCCACCTGGCCATCGGGCTGGGGCTCAAAGCGATCGAGCGAGGCTATCGGGTGTTGTTCACGACGGCCGCCGCCATGATCGCCACACTGACTCGAGCCCTGACGGAGAATCGGCTGGAGGACAAGCTGAAGCTCTACACGATCCCGCGGTTACTGATCATCGATGAGATCGGCTATCTGCCCATTGACCGCACCGGGGCCAACTTGTTTTTCCAACTCATCTCGCGTCGCTACGAGAAGGGGCCGATGATTCTCACCAGTAACCAGAGTTTCGGGGCCTGGGGGGAGGTCTTCGGGGACCGGGTGCTGGCGACCGCGATCCTGGATCGGGTCCTGCACCACGCCATCACCATCAATATCCGTGGTCATTCGTACCGGCTCAAGGAGAAACTTAAAGCCGGTTTGGTGCGCGTCGAAGAAGCCGCCACGACCACGTAA
- a CDS encoding P27 family phage terminase small subunit: MRGRKPNPQRLRILRGNPGKRPLTSARTSPFVAGTPQKPADLDADASAEWDRLVRLLGGEHGVLCEADYGILLIAATAYSMFKRAERAIAEHGATYETERDGLKMTRPRPEVRIMQQERRAYQAALAELGATPAQHARVSPLPNDSEPKGIAKFFEPQRPRRG; this comes from the coding sequence ATGAGAGGCAGAAAGCCGAATCCGCAGCGTCTTCGCATCCTACGTGGAAACCCGGGCAAACGCCCGCTGACCTCCGCGCGAACCTCTCCCTTCGTGGCCGGCACTCCGCAGAAGCCGGCTGATCTCGATGCCGACGCGAGCGCCGAATGGGACCGCTTGGTTCGCCTGCTCGGTGGAGAACATGGGGTGTTGTGCGAAGCGGACTATGGCATTCTACTTATTGCCGCGACCGCATATTCGATGTTCAAGAGGGCCGAGAGGGCGATTGCCGAGCACGGCGCCACCTATGAAACGGAACGCGATGGGCTGAAGATGACGAGACCGCGGCCGGAAGTGCGGATCATGCAGCAAGAACGCCGCGCCTATCAAGCGGCCTTGGCCGAACTGGGTGCCACACCGGCCCAGCATGCCCGCGTGTCGCCGCTTCCGAACGACAGCGAGCCGAAGGGCATCGCAAAGTTCTTCGAACCGCAGAGGCCGCGCCGTGGATAG
- a CDS encoding phage major capsid protein encodes MSSFTRAQQLREQRGRLLDEAQALLKREPFTKQIEARFDGIMVEVDRLAAQIREAELGDALTDAGRRDPKMDRILRGLSSRPGLSEDEGEPEVRAFSNFLKFGINGLDPDERAIMTKRLRHDPDIRMAQGTSPGSAGGYAVPDAGMAPLVEALKQIGGVLPNCTIVQSQTGADLPIPTDNETAVEGEIISENTTHNEGDVVLSQVVLQSFLYSSKIVRVSIQLMDDAGFDFAAYVMKKLGERLGRITAKHWVTGDGSSKPRGIVTAATVGKTAASATAVTYDELVDHMHSVDPLYRQNGKWLMNDTTFGALRKLKDSQNRPLYGDLAAGTPDSLLGKPVVIDPNMPSMATGNKAILFGDLSAYYVRLVKEPRVLRLEERYADYLQLGFLAFIRADGDLVDGGGGAVKALQMA; translated from the coding sequence ATGTCGTCCTTCACACGTGCACAGCAACTTCGGGAGCAGCGCGGGCGCTTGCTCGACGAGGCCCAAGCGCTCCTCAAACGCGAGCCCTTTACCAAGCAGATCGAGGCGCGCTTTGACGGGATTATGGTGGAAGTCGATCGTCTGGCCGCGCAGATTCGAGAAGCGGAACTCGGGGATGCGCTGACCGATGCCGGCCGGCGCGATCCGAAGATGGATCGCATCCTACGCGGGCTGTCCTCACGGCCGGGACTGTCGGAGGATGAGGGGGAACCGGAGGTCCGGGCCTTTTCGAACTTCCTGAAATTCGGGATCAACGGGCTCGATCCAGATGAGCGGGCGATCATGACGAAGCGGCTGCGTCACGATCCGGACATTCGGATGGCGCAAGGCACGTCGCCGGGGTCGGCAGGCGGGTATGCCGTGCCGGATGCCGGGATGGCCCCCCTGGTGGAAGCGTTGAAACAGATCGGCGGGGTGTTGCCGAACTGCACGATCGTACAGTCTCAGACCGGGGCCGATCTTCCCATTCCCACGGACAACGAAACGGCGGTTGAGGGCGAGATCATCTCAGAGAACACGACGCACAACGAAGGCGATGTCGTGCTCTCGCAAGTCGTGTTGCAGAGCTTCCTCTATTCCTCGAAAATCGTGCGTGTCTCGATCCAACTCATGGACGATGCCGGCTTTGACTTCGCGGCCTACGTCATGAAGAAGCTCGGGGAGCGCTTGGGGCGGATCACGGCGAAGCACTGGGTGACGGGGGACGGCAGCTCCAAACCGCGCGGGATTGTCACCGCGGCCACGGTGGGCAAGACGGCGGCCAGTGCCACGGCGGTCACCTATGACGAGCTGGTGGACCACATGCACAGTGTCGATCCGCTGTATCGCCAGAACGGCAAGTGGCTCATGAACGACACCACGTTCGGGGCACTGCGAAAATTGAAAGATAGCCAGAATCGTCCCTTGTACGGCGACTTGGCCGCCGGCACGCCGGATTCGCTCCTCGGCAAGCCGGTCGTCATTGATCCGAACATGCCGAGCATGGCCACAGGGAACAAGGCGATTCTGTTCGGTGATCTGTCTGCCTATTACGTCCGCCTGGTGAAGGAACCGCGGGTCTTGCGGCTGGAAGAACGGTATGCCGATTACTTGCAACTGGGCTTCCTGGCGTTCATCCGCGCGGATGGCGACCTGGTGGACGGCGGCGGCGGGGCGGTCAAAGCCTTGCAGATGGCGTAA
- the aroQ gene encoding type II 3-dehydroquinate dehydratase, with translation MLRVLVLHGPNLNLLGTREPSLYGMADLAAINQALRRLATQEGIGLECRQSNVEGELVTWIQEARGRFDGIVINPAAYTHTSVAIRDAIAAVQVPTVEVHLSNIHQREEFRRHSYIAGVAVGQIAGFGPGSYLLGLRGLLDHLNGLNGLSGRNGARATGSATRHAKRKPAAKRTRIA, from the coding sequence ATGCTTCGAGTGCTGGTCTTGCACGGGCCGAACCTGAACCTGCTGGGAACCCGCGAGCCGTCCCTGTACGGAATGGCGGATTTGGCCGCCATCAACCAGGCCCTCCGCCGGCTGGCAACGCAGGAGGGGATCGGGCTCGAATGCCGGCAGTCCAACGTGGAAGGGGAGTTGGTGACCTGGATTCAGGAAGCCCGGGGTCGGTTCGACGGCATCGTGATCAATCCCGCGGCCTACACCCATACGAGCGTCGCCATCCGTGACGCGATCGCGGCCGTCCAGGTCCCGACGGTCGAGGTGCACCTCTCCAACATTCATCAGCGGGAAGAGTTCCGGCGTCATTCGTATATCGCCGGGGTGGCGGTGGGCCAGATCGCCGGTTTCGGCCCGGGCAGCTACCTCCTGGGGCTGCGCGGCCTGCTGGACCATCTGAACGGGCTGAACGGACTGAGCGGGCGAAACGGAGCTCGAGCGACAGGCTCCGCAACCCGTCACGCCAAACGCAAACCTGCAGCCAAGCGGACCCGCATCGCATAA
- the efp gene encoding elongation factor P — protein MISTADFRNGVRLEIDGEPFYIVEFQHVKPGKGGAFVRTKLKSYKTGNVLDRTFRSGEKFDEPELEEREMQFLYASGDQYTFMDTDTYEQFTYDKAHLGENADLLKEDMQVKILVYHHAPLAVELPIFIELKVVDADPGIRGDTASGGSKPAKVETGATIKVPLYLEVGETIKIDTRTRAYVERVR, from the coding sequence GTGATTTCGACCGCAGATTTTCGCAACGGGGTCCGGCTGGAGATTGACGGAGAGCCCTTTTACATCGTGGAATTCCAGCACGTGAAGCCGGGCAAGGGCGGCGCCTTCGTCCGGACCAAGCTCAAGAGTTACAAGACCGGGAACGTGCTCGATCGGACCTTCCGCTCCGGGGAGAAATTCGACGAGCCCGAATTGGAAGAGCGCGAGATGCAGTTCCTCTATGCCTCGGGGGACCAGTATACCTTCATGGATACGGACACCTACGAGCAGTTCACCTACGACAAGGCCCACCTGGGTGAAAACGCGGATTTGCTGAAAGAAGACATGCAGGTCAAAATCCTCGTCTATCACCATGCGCCCCTGGCCGTCGAGTTGCCGATCTTCATCGAACTGAAGGTCGTCGATGCCGATCCCGGCATCAGAGGCGACACGGCCTCCGGCGGCAGCAAACCGGCCAAGGTCGAAACCGGCGCCACGATCAAGGTGCCGCTCTATCTGGAAGTCGGCGAAACGATCAAGATCGACACGCGAACCCGCGCTTATGTGGAGCGTGTGCGGTGA
- the accB gene encoding acetyl-CoA carboxylase biotin carboxyl carrier protein: MSKKKPSSTGAASGRKAPILVPDRFLESGRSQPTEDRAKLIQDLADLLRKNNLSELEFEREGLRVRLRQELTAKPAGPVAQEPVAGQAPAIPSYAAAPPADTGGLVTITSPIVGTFYRSPSPDADPYVEEGDTVKKGQVLCIVEAMKLMNEIESEVDGRVVKILVESAKPVEYGQPLFLIEPTPAA, from the coding sequence GTGAGCAAGAAGAAACCTTCTTCGACAGGAGCGGCCTCCGGCCGCAAGGCGCCGATTCTGGTGCCGGACCGGTTCCTGGAATCTGGCCGTTCCCAGCCGACAGAGGACCGGGCGAAGCTGATCCAGGACCTGGCCGACCTGCTCAGGAAGAACAACCTCAGCGAGTTGGAGTTCGAGCGCGAGGGCCTGCGGGTGCGCCTCCGCCAGGAACTGACCGCGAAACCGGCCGGCCCGGTCGCGCAAGAGCCGGTCGCCGGCCAAGCGCCGGCGATTCCCTCCTATGCCGCGGCGCCGCCGGCCGACACGGGCGGGTTGGTCACGATCACCTCGCCGATCGTCGGGACGTTTTACCGCTCGCCTTCGCCCGATGCCGATCCCTACGTCGAGGAGGGGGACACGGTCAAGAAGGGGCAGGTGCTCTGCATCGTCGAAGCCATGAAGCTGATGAACGAAATCGAATCGGAAGTCGACGGCCGCGTCGTCAAGATTCTTGTGGAGAGCGCCAAGCCGGTCGAATATGGGCAACCCTTGTTCCTGATCGAACCCACGCCTGCTGCCTGA
- the accC gene encoding acetyl-CoA carboxylase biotin carboxylase subunit, which produces MFKKILIANRGEIAVRVVRACKELGIKTVAIHSEADTGALHTRLADEHICVGPPEDSLSYRNIPNVLSAAEVTGVDAIHPGYGFLSENAHFAEVCESIGIKFIGPTSENIALMGDKAKAREIVAKRGLPVTPGSPGVLNNEQDALEAAKKIGFPVIIKAAAGGGGRGMRVVNKTDELERAFQAAQAEAKATFGNDGVYLERYFIEPRHIEVQILADQKGRIVHLGERDCSIQRRHQKLVEETPSPAVDDRLRREIGRVAVEAMRAIQYRNAGTVEFLLDKDQNFFFMEVNTRIQVEHPITEMVTGIDLIKEQIRIAAGLPLTLKQQDIQISGHSIECRINAEDPERFTPSPGLITRYRPPGGFGVRVDSAMESNTMVVPHYDSMIAKLIVHGRDRQEALARMRRALSEFVIEGIRTTIPLHLRILSNPDFEKGYVSTSFLERFLAQQSP; this is translated from the coding sequence GTGTTCAAGAAAATCCTGATCGCCAACCGGGGAGAGATCGCGGTGCGGGTCGTCCGCGCGTGCAAGGAACTCGGCATCAAGACCGTCGCCATCCATTCTGAAGCCGACACGGGCGCGCTCCATACGCGGCTCGCCGACGAGCATATCTGCGTCGGCCCGCCGGAAGACTCGCTCAGCTACCGCAACATCCCCAATGTGTTGAGCGCGGCCGAGGTCACCGGCGTCGACGCCATCCACCCCGGGTATGGATTTCTCTCCGAGAACGCCCACTTCGCCGAGGTCTGCGAATCGATCGGCATCAAGTTCATCGGGCCGACCTCGGAAAACATCGCGCTGATGGGCGACAAGGCCAAGGCGCGCGAAATCGTGGCCAAGCGCGGGCTTCCCGTCACGCCGGGCAGCCCGGGGGTGCTGAACAACGAGCAGGACGCCCTAGAGGCCGCGAAGAAGATCGGGTTCCCCGTCATCATCAAGGCGGCAGCCGGCGGGGGCGGGCGGGGCATGCGCGTTGTCAACAAAACCGACGAACTTGAACGGGCCTTTCAGGCCGCGCAGGCGGAAGCGAAGGCGACGTTCGGCAACGACGGCGTCTACCTCGAACGGTACTTCATCGAGCCCCGGCACATCGAAGTCCAAATTCTGGCCGACCAGAAGGGACGGATCGTCCACTTGGGAGAGCGGGACTGTTCCATCCAGCGACGCCACCAAAAGCTGGTTGAGGAGACGCCTTCGCCCGCGGTGGACGACCGGCTGCGCCGCGAGATCGGGCGGGTCGCGGTCGAGGCGATGAGGGCGATCCAGTACCGGAACGCGGGGACCGTGGAGTTTCTGCTGGACAAGGACCAGAACTTCTTTTTCATGGAAGTGAATACCCGCATCCAGGTCGAGCATCCGATCACGGAGATGGTCACCGGCATCGACCTGATCAAGGAACAGATCCGGATCGCGGCGGGGCTTCCGCTGACGCTCAAGCAGCAGGACATTCAGATTTCCGGCCACAGCATCGAATGCCGCATCAACGCGGAAGACCCGGAGCGCTTCACCCCCTCGCCCGGACTGATCACCAGGTACCGGCCGCCCGGCGGGTTCGGAGTGCGGGTTGATTCCGCCATGGAATCCAACACGATGGTCGTGCCGCATTACGACTCGATGATCGCCAAACTCATCGTCCACGGACGCGACCGCCAGGAGGCGCTGGCCCGCATGCGCCGGGCATTGAGTGAATTCGTCATCGAGGGGATCAGGACCACGATTCCGCTGCACTTGCGCATCCTGAGCAATCCCGATTTCGAAAAGGGCTACGTATCCACGAGCTTCCTGGAGCGCTTTCTGGCGCAACAATCGCCGTAA
- the thiE gene encoding thiamine phosphate synthase, which produces MTSPRPPLSGLYLILDPSINPARDLLAVLRESAACGVRLFQYRNKQASMGEAYEEGVRLREAARQAQACFIVNDRCDLALALEADGVHLGQEDLALLDARALLGPDRLIGISTHNPEQVRTAAGEGADYLGFGPIFATSSKPDHEPVVGVEGLKAIRPLTPLPIFAIGGIQPSTYGAILSAGANGAAVMSALLNAPDIGRAIETFMQAAAQAGGPTPR; this is translated from the coding sequence GTGACAAGCCCCCGCCCCCCGCTCTCCGGCCTCTATTTGATTCTGGACCCCTCGATCAATCCCGCCCGCGACCTGCTCGCGGTGTTACGGGAGTCGGCGGCCTGCGGCGTCCGGCTGTTTCAGTATCGGAACAAACAGGCCTCCATGGGGGAAGCTTACGAGGAAGGCGTCAGGCTGCGGGAGGCCGCGCGACAGGCGCAGGCCTGCTTTATCGTGAACGACAGATGCGATCTGGCATTGGCCCTGGAGGCGGACGGGGTGCATCTCGGCCAGGAAGACCTGGCTCTTCTTGATGCGCGGGCGCTGCTGGGACCTGACAGGCTGATCGGCATCTCTACGCACAACCCTGAGCAGGTTAGAACGGCAGCAGGGGAGGGGGCTGATTATCTGGGCTTCGGTCCGATCTTCGCCACCTCGAGCAAGCCGGACCATGAACCGGTGGTGGGAGTGGAAGGGCTAAAGGCAATCCGTCCGCTGACGCCGCTGCCCATCTTCGCGATTGGAGGCATTCAGCCGAGCACCTATGGCGCGATTCTCTCGGCGGGAGCGAACGGAGCCGCAGTCATGTCGGCCCTTCTCAACGCTCCCGACATCGGCCGCGCGATCGAGACATTCATGCAGGCGGCGGCGCAAGCAGGCGGGCCAACTCCTCGATGA
- the bioD gene encoding dethiobiotin synthase has product MSNGAATLFVTGTDTGVGKTVVTAALARCLRQRGYQVGVMKPIETGVPAHRPAEPDRSDANRLRRAAASSDDWALINPYRFAAPLAPVDAARMEGQVVTLQPIREAFQTLKQRHQILLVEGAGGLLVPISEDRDMSDLIRELACAVLVVGRVSLGGFNHARLTLESLARRTLPVLALVLNQIREASNEEEEGQQRSTARLLRERSRVPVLGPLPVERRLNADWDAGIEQLSAHPVIEELARLLAPPPA; this is encoded by the coding sequence ATGTCCAATGGAGCCGCCACCCTCTTTGTCACTGGGACCGACACGGGAGTCGGCAAGACGGTCGTGACCGCTGCGCTGGCCCGCTGCTTGAGACAACGCGGTTATCAAGTCGGCGTGATGAAGCCGATCGAGACGGGCGTGCCGGCACACCGGCCGGCCGAACCGGATCGGAGCGATGCAAACCGCCTAAGGCGGGCCGCCGCCAGCTCGGACGACTGGGCCCTCATCAACCCCTATCGGTTCGCGGCCCCCTTGGCGCCTGTGGATGCGGCCAGAATGGAAGGCCAAGTGGTGACCTTGCAGCCCATCCGCGAGGCGTTTCAGACCTTGAAGCAGCGCCATCAGATTCTGCTCGTGGAAGGGGCCGGCGGCCTGCTCGTGCCGATTTCGGAAGATCGCGACATGAGCGACCTCATCCGCGAGCTGGCCTGTGCAGTGCTTGTCGTGGGGCGTGTCTCTCTGGGCGGTTTTAACCATGCCCGTTTGACGCTGGAATCGCTGGCACGGAGGACACTGCCGGTCCTGGCCTTGGTGCTCAATCAGATTCGGGAGGCCAGCAATGAAGAGGAAGAGGGGCAACAACGTTCGACAGCCCGGCTTCTGCGGGAGCGGAGTCGAGTACCGGTGCTGGGGCCCCTTCCCGTCGAGCGACGACTCAACGCAGACTGGGATGCGGGGATCGAACAGCTCTCGGCCCATCCGGTCATCGAGGAGTTGGCCCGCCTGCTTGCGCCGCCGCCTGCATGA
- a CDS encoding SDR family NAD(P)-dependent oxidoreductase → MKRQGSQGRSPESAGSPCLWVTGGSRGIGRAVARRFGEAGWRVAVQYCRREPEAKRTADLVKAAGGEAFIVQADVRDAGQVAKAARSIEERWHRLDALICCAGVAEDGLIVRTALDRWNTVIDTNLTGVFHCLREAAKLLEKHGGNIVVVGSFAGFHGAGGQAAYSASKAGLLALARSAAWEWGPNNIRVNVVLPGWQRTDLAGQAMPEGPWLADHALGRTPDLDEVVGSIYRLATVEDTSGQVWNLDSRLL, encoded by the coding sequence GTGAAGCGACAGGGATCACAAGGGCGTAGCCCTGAGTCCGCCGGGTCTCCCTGCCTCTGGGTGACGGGCGGTTCGCGGGGCATCGGCCGCGCGGTTGCCCGACGATTCGGCGAAGCGGGCTGGCGGGTGGCGGTGCAGTATTGCCGGCGCGAGCCGGAGGCGAAGCGCACCGCGGATCTGGTCAAGGCCGCGGGAGGCGAGGCCTTCATCGTCCAGGCCGATGTGCGCGACGCCGGACAGGTGGCCAAGGCCGCACGATCCATCGAGGAGCGGTGGCATCGGTTGGACGCGCTGATCTGCTGCGCCGGCGTGGCCGAGGACGGACTCATCGTCCGGACCGCTCTCGATCGATGGAACACGGTGATCGACACGAACTTGACCGGGGTCTTCCACTGTCTGCGAGAGGCTGCGAAGCTCCTGGAGAAACATGGCGGCAACATCGTGGTCGTCGGGTCCTTCGCGGGATTCCACGGAGCCGGCGGGCAGGCTGCGTATTCCGCCTCCAAGGCCGGTCTCCTGGCCCTGGCCCGGTCCGCTGCCTGGGAATGGGGGCCGAACAACATCAGGGTGAATGTCGTGCTGCCCGGCTGGCAGAGGACCGATCTGGCAGGACAGGCGATGCCGGAAGGGCCTTGGCTGGCCGACCATGCGTTGGGGCGGACGCCCGATCTCGATGAAGTGGTTGGGTCGATCTACCGCCTGGCCACTGTGGAAGATACCTCCGGGCAGGTCTGGAATCTCGACAGTCGTCTCCTCTGA